A stretch of Haloprofundus halophilus DNA encodes these proteins:
- a CDS encoding DUF2270 domain-containing protein: protein MTDSGSDEFDPTAPDQREIGREMVDDSTGLGSVMAHAYRGEVDRVGTWRQRLDETTTWAVTLMAAILTWAFSSADNPHYILLIGIVVVTIFLGIEARRYRDYDVFRSRVRVIQENLFANALDPSQGTESHDWRAELSGDYRRPTLKVSFYEALANRLRRVYLALLSVLLVAWVFRITAFAPRQDWLTTAGIARLPGIVVVAVVGVFYVVLLGVTFWPRERHAKGEFREGDPDDWKETDR, encoded by the coding sequence ATGACCGATTCGGGTAGCGACGAGTTCGACCCAACAGCACCAGATCAACGGGAGATCGGCCGCGAAATGGTTGACGACAGTACGGGACTCGGTTCGGTGATGGCCCACGCCTATCGCGGAGAGGTAGACCGAGTAGGAACGTGGCGGCAGCGCCTCGACGAGACGACGACGTGGGCGGTGACGCTGATGGCAGCAATTCTGACGTGGGCGTTTTCGAGTGCTGATAACCCACACTATATTTTGCTGATCGGGATCGTTGTCGTCACCATCTTTCTGGGCATCGAAGCACGGCGGTACCGGGACTACGACGTCTTTCGCTCTCGTGTTCGAGTCATCCAAGAGAACTTATTCGCAAACGCCCTCGATCCATCGCAAGGCACTGAAAGTCACGACTGGCGAGCTGAACTGAGCGGGGACTATCGCAGGCCGACGCTGAAAGTCTCGTTCTACGAAGCACTCGCAAACCGGCTCCGGCGTGTCTACCTCGCGCTGCTCAGTGTCCTCTTGGTCGCGTGGGTCTTTAGGATTACAGCGTTCGCGCCGCGCCAAGACTGGCTGACAACCGCTGGAATCGCCCGTCTCCCTGGGATTGTTGTGGTTGCCGTTGTGGGTGTGTTCTACGTCGTACTGCTGGGCGTCACTTTTTGGCCCCGCGAGCGCCATGCCAAGGGTGAATTCCGTGAGGGTGATCCGGACGACTGGAAAGAGACGGACCGATAA
- a CDS encoding transcription initiation factor IIB, with the protein MTTRNVYTTTFDESNGQTIQAEHCPECDGRLRTEGGEHQCSECGLIVNEYWIANASKPRVFSSEERSRKRTGAPLTVSRHDRGLSTEIGYKTDGYGKTLSGKKRREFGRLRKQQSRARFDSKQKRNLAHGFGEIKRMASALGVDKSVTEFASQVFRTAQKENLLVGRSIESMTAASLYAACRCTKVTRTLDEVARAAACRRGRVKNDYKVLNAELGLATAVQRPKQLVPRIASSCNISRLAERRALELADIAWSEGLANGRAPSGIAAACIYMAVDEFGEAITQAEIAETAGTSPVTLRGRYAELQGVGL; encoded by the coding sequence ATGACGACGAGAAACGTCTACACGACAACGTTTGACGAATCGAACGGACAGACCATCCAAGCCGAACACTGCCCTGAGTGCGACGGCAGGCTCCGAACTGAAGGTGGTGAACACCAGTGTAGCGAGTGCGGGTTGATCGTCAATGAGTACTGGATCGCCAATGCATCGAAGCCGCGGGTGTTTTCATCGGAAGAACGGAGTCGAAAACGGACTGGTGCGCCACTCACTGTGAGCCGTCACGACCGTGGACTGTCGACCGAAATCGGCTACAAAACGGACGGATACGGCAAGACGCTCTCTGGGAAGAAGCGACGAGAGTTCGGACGGCTTCGCAAGCAGCAGAGTCGAGCTCGATTTGACTCAAAACAAAAACGGAACCTCGCACATGGTTTCGGTGAGATCAAGCGAATGGCCAGTGCGCTCGGAGTTGACAAAAGCGTGACCGAGTTCGCCTCGCAAGTATTCAGAACGGCTCAAAAAGAGAACCTTCTGGTCGGACGATCAATCGAGTCGATGACAGCAGCAAGTCTGTACGCAGCGTGTCGATGTACGAAGGTAACTCGGACGCTCGACGAAGTTGCACGGGCAGCTGCGTGTCGACGCGGGCGCGTGAAAAACGACTACAAAGTGCTCAACGCCGAGTTGGGGTTAGCGACAGCGGTACAGCGACCGAAGCAACTCGTACCGCGGATTGCGTCTTCTTGTAATATCTCCCGACTGGCCGAACGACGGGCACTCGAACTCGCAGATATTGCTTGGAGTGAGGGACTTGCGAACGGGCGAGCGCCCTCAGGCATCGCAGCAGCGTGTATCTACATGGCTGTCGACGAATTTGGTGAGGCGATTACGCAAGCAGAGATTGCAGAGACAGCTGGGACATCCCCTGTAACACTTCGAGGGCGATACGCAGAACTACAGGGAGTGGGGCTATGA
- a CDS encoding hemolysin family protein, with translation MVNIALSAAQIVLALFLVVLNGFFVAAEFAFVRIRGTSVDQLVEEERPGSGTLQDVMTNLDNYLATTQLGITIASLGLGWVGEPAVAALIEPVLESVLPANLIHLVAFAIGFSIITFLHVVFGELAPKTLAIAQTERLSLFLAPPMKFFYYVLYPGIVVFNGAANAFTRSLGVPPASETDETLGERELLRVLTRSGEGGDIDMAEVTMIERVFDLDDTVLREVMVPRPDVVSVPADATLSELHSIVFESGHTRYPALDANDGDQVVGFVDVKDVLQAEVDDGDAEVVGDIAREILIVPETMSISDLLIQFREDRQQMAAVIDEWGAFEGIATVEDIVEALVGDLRDGFDLDEREHSIRQRDDEGYDIDGGVPLSKVSDALNGDFDSEVVETIGGLVLGRLNRVPEPGDRVEINGHVVEVTGVEGTRISTVWVHERDIDDPAVD, from the coding sequence ATGGTAAACATCGCGCTCTCAGCTGCACAAATCGTCTTAGCGCTGTTTCTCGTGGTGCTCAATGGCTTTTTTGTCGCTGCAGAGTTCGCCTTCGTTCGGATTCGGGGGACATCAGTTGACCAGCTCGTTGAGGAAGAGCGGCCCGGCTCGGGGACGCTCCAAGATGTGATGACGAACCTCGACAACTACCTCGCCACAACGCAACTCGGCATCACCATCGCCTCGCTCGGACTGGGATGGGTCGGCGAACCCGCAGTAGCGGCGCTCATCGAACCCGTACTGGAATCGGTTCTCCCGGCGAATCTCATCCATCTCGTTGCGTTCGCAATCGGTTTTAGCATCATCACGTTTCTCCACGTCGTCTTCGGTGAACTCGCGCCGAAGACGCTCGCAATCGCCCAGACCGAGCGACTCTCGCTGTTCCTCGCCCCGCCAATGAAGTTCTTCTATTACGTACTTTATCCGGGAATTGTCGTCTTCAACGGCGCAGCCAACGCGTTCACGCGGTCGCTTGGTGTGCCGCCTGCGTCCGAAACGGATGAGACACTCGGCGAGCGGGAGCTCCTTCGGGTACTAACACGATCGGGCGAGGGCGGGGACATCGACATGGCAGAAGTGACGATGATCGAGCGCGTCTTCGATCTTGACGACACCGTGTTGCGAGAGGTCATGGTCCCACGACCGGACGTGGTGAGCGTTCCGGCGGATGCCACGCTCTCCGAACTACATTCGATCGTCTTCGAGTCCGGTCACACGCGCTATCCGGCTCTTGACGCCAACGACGGTGACCAAGTGGTCGGATTCGTGGACGTCAAGGACGTGCTGCAAGCGGAGGTGGACGATGGGGATGCCGAGGTAGTCGGTGACATCGCCCGCGAAATTCTCATCGTCCCGGAGACCATGTCAATTAGCGATCTCCTGATACAATTCAGGGAGGATCGCCAGCAGATGGCCGCAGTCATCGACGAGTGGGGGGCGTTCGAGGGGATTGCGACGGTCGAAGACATCGTTGAGGCCCTCGTCGGAGACCTTCGAGACGGGTTCGACCTCGATGAGCGCGAACATTCGATACGTCAGCGTGACGATGAGGGGTACGACATTGACGGCGGAGTCCCATTGTCGAAAGTTTCCGACGCCCTCAATGGCGACTTCGATAGCGAAGTGGTCGAAACGATCGGTGGGCTGGTGCTGGGACGACTCAATCGCGTGCCAGAACCTGGTGACCGCGTCGAGATCAACGGTCACGTCGTTGAGGTAACGGGCGTCGAGGGGACCCGAATTTCGACGGTATGGGTCCACGAAAGAGATATCGACGATCCAGCAGTGGACTGA
- a CDS encoding PEP/pyruvate-binding domain-containing protein yields the protein MSNIGDADSRGVGGPYVVSLRDPTATNRALVGGKGANLARLVEAGLPVPDGFCVTTVAYWELVDDELVNELRDDLLDLDPADTERITDVGSSLRARINALDVPTPIQEAIEDALADIESESETETAYAVRSSATAEDLPDASFAGQQETFLNVQGIDEIVDSVRACMASLFTNRAISYRTKNGISHENVALSVVVQQMVTPSISGILFTADPTSGNRRIAAIEAVLGLGEALVSGETAADAVRVDTPTGDIIDYQIGDQRMAVRPRSEGGVETVELSAAERSNRVLTDEQVRTLVELGTKIQTLFGYPQDIEWCLEDGKIQVVQSRPITSLFPLPTPEPTDDRLHVYYSLGHAQAFAEALPPLVRDVWMSYTETTFEAFGFDGRGPWGVEAGGRVYMDATNLLRIRVLRNLVPKQLAATSEPMGAAMEAILERRSEEFHPDRSLIETLAATPTLVRRTWRGLTASQPLLSAMTNGLLGAFVETPASPEHEEEKWTVWGQEIASQVREQETPAERVRTVFDLLDVAIDFPPTGPLLGAFVAGEVLEGMFPDAPEDVNAVGRGFPKEVVTRINLGLGDLADIARDNPSVAAALREGASIDAIESLEGGEEFRAELDRFLDEFGHRATGEIDVSRPRWREDPSVLLATIRANLNHAETGEHHKHVRQMEQEALAAAERLEQRAGRGLLGPLRRRVTRRLIRTYRGYIQTREYPKQGAAHMFAAWREAFRDAGDMLVTEGHLDDPTDVWFLRINELLTALEGESISVDIAARRVEFKHHKSIDAPPVLTSEGEAPRGEIDRGDVPEGSLVGTGVSGGVVEGIARVIRDPTEETIEKGEILVAPSSDPGWTPLFLNAAGMVVEVGGRMSHGALVAREYGIPAVVSVPEATHEIKTGQRVRIDGTRGLVQIIDG from the coding sequence ATGAGTAACATTGGAGACGCAGACTCCCGCGGAGTCGGCGGTCCGTACGTCGTCTCGTTACGCGACCCGACAGCGACAAACCGCGCGCTCGTCGGTGGGAAAGGGGCGAACCTCGCTCGACTCGTTGAGGCAGGACTTCCAGTACCCGACGGATTTTGCGTGACAACTGTCGCGTATTGGGAACTCGTCGACGACGAGTTAGTCAACGAGCTGCGCGACGACCTCTTGGACCTTGATCCAGCGGACACCGAAAGAATCACCGACGTAGGGTCGTCGCTTCGCGCTCGCATCAACGCTCTCGACGTACCGACACCGATTCAGGAGGCTATCGAGGACGCACTTGCCGACATAGAATCCGAAAGCGAGACCGAGACAGCGTATGCTGTACGTTCCTCGGCGACAGCTGAAGACCTTCCAGACGCCTCCTTCGCCGGTCAGCAGGAGACGTTTCTCAACGTCCAAGGTATTGATGAAATCGTCGACAGCGTTCGGGCCTGCATGGCGAGTCTGTTCACTAATCGTGCCATTTCATACCGCACGAAGAACGGAATTTCGCACGAGAACGTTGCACTCTCAGTCGTCGTCCAGCAGATGGTCACCCCGAGTATATCTGGAATCTTGTTTACTGCCGACCCTACCAGCGGCAATCGTCGTATCGCCGCTATCGAGGCCGTCCTAGGGCTTGGGGAGGCACTCGTCTCGGGTGAGACTGCGGCTGACGCCGTTCGGGTCGATACCCCAACCGGAGACATTATCGATTACCAGATAGGTGACCAGCGAATGGCGGTTCGACCGCGTTCCGAAGGGGGCGTCGAGACAGTCGAGCTTTCGGCTGCCGAGCGCTCGAATCGCGTTCTCACAGACGAGCAAGTGCGGACGCTAGTCGAACTAGGGACGAAAATTCAAACGTTGTTCGGGTACCCTCAGGATATAGAGTGGTGTCTCGAAGACGGCAAAATCCAAGTCGTTCAGTCGCGGCCGATAACCTCGCTATTCCCGCTACCCACCCCAGAGCCGACGGACGACAGACTTCACGTCTATTACAGCCTGGGGCACGCGCAGGCGTTCGCTGAGGCATTACCCCCGCTGGTACGAGATGTCTGGATGTCCTACACCGAGACCACGTTCGAGGCGTTCGGGTTTGATGGTCGCGGCCCATGGGGGGTCGAGGCGGGCGGACGGGTGTATATGGATGCGACGAACCTCTTGCGGATTAGAGTCCTCCGGAATCTAGTCCCGAAGCAACTTGCGGCCACGAGCGAACCGATGGGGGCCGCCATGGAGGCTATCCTCGAGCGACGTAGCGAGGAGTTCCATCCCGACCGGTCACTTATAGAGACGCTGGCGGCGACACCCACGCTCGTCCGTAGAACTTGGCGGGGACTGACGGCCAGCCAACCACTCCTATCGGCGATGACGAACGGATTGCTCGGCGCGTTTGTCGAAACACCAGCCTCACCCGAACACGAGGAAGAGAAGTGGACAGTGTGGGGTCAAGAGATCGCATCGCAGGTCCGTGAACAAGAGACACCAGCCGAGCGGGTCCGCACAGTCTTTGATTTACTGGACGTCGCTATCGACTTTCCTCCTACTGGCCCGCTGCTTGGGGCATTCGTAGCCGGCGAGGTTTTGGAAGGAATGTTCCCGGACGCCCCCGAGGACGTCAATGCCGTCGGTCGGGGATTCCCAAAAGAAGTGGTGACTCGGATCAATCTCGGACTCGGGGACCTTGCGGACATAGCTCGCGACAATCCTTCGGTCGCGGCCGCACTCCGTGAGGGAGCCTCGATTGACGCAATCGAGTCGCTCGAAGGCGGTGAAGAATTTCGCGCCGAACTCGACAGATTCCTCGACGAGTTCGGACACCGCGCAACTGGCGAGATTGACGTGAGCCGTCCTCGGTGGCGTGAAGATCCCTCGGTGTTGCTCGCAACGATTCGTGCAAACCTCAACCACGCCGAGACAGGCGAACACCACAAGCACGTCAGACAGATGGAGCAGGAGGCACTCGCAGCAGCTGAACGGTTAGAGCAACGGGCTGGACGCGGCCTCCTCGGCCCGCTACGTCGACGAGTCACTCGGCGACTAATTCGGACCTACCGGGGCTACATTCAGACCCGTGAGTACCCTAAGCAGGGAGCCGCACACATGTTCGCAGCATGGCGTGAGGCGTTTCGCGATGCAGGTGATATGCTTGTCACAGAAGGACACCTCGACGACCCGACAGATGTCTGGTTCCTACGCATCAACGAACTGCTCACCGCACTGGAAGGTGAATCAATTAGCGTTGACATCGCCGCTCGGCGAGTCGAGTTCAAGCATCACAAGTCGATAGACGCCCCGCCTGTGTTGACGAGCGAAGGCGAAGCACCCAGGGGAGAAATTGACCGTGGAGACGTCCCTGAAGGTTCACTCGTCGGTACTGGCGTCTCCGGTGGTGTCGTTGAGGGCATCGCACGGGTCATCCGTGATCCTACAGAGGAGACCATCGAGAAAGGCGAAATTCTTGTCGCACCGTCGTCTGACCCCGGTTGGACGCCGCTGTTTCTGAACGCTGCGGGCATGGTCGTTGAGGTCGGCGGTCGAATGAGCCACGGCGCACTCGTCGCTCGCGAATACGGAATCCCGGCCGTTGTCTCGGTACCTGAGGCGACACACGAGATAAAAACTGGCCAACGAGTTCGGATTGATGGTACACGTGGCCTCGTCCAGATCATAGACGGCTGA
- a CDS encoding DUF4177 domain-containing protein yields the protein MSESEVTRWEYETLRPPRDETQKEAEDPKAELNQLGAEGWEFVGTIDYEGGGTKYLVFKRPTQSSEPV from the coding sequence ATGTCCGAATCAGAAGTGACCCGCTGGGAGTACGAGACGCTTCGCCCACCGCGCGATGAGACCCAAAAAGAAGCAGAGGATCCGAAAGCAGAGTTGAATCAACTCGGTGCAGAGGGCTGGGAGTTTGTGGGGACGATTGACTACGAAGGAGGCGGCACCAAGTACCTCGTTTTCAAGCGACCTACCCAATCGAGTGAGCCAGTATGA
- a CDS encoding TetR/AcrR family transcriptional regulator, giving the protein MAGRTIQCRNHQLMPTFTDEKRAQVRESLREAGRELFVRYGVRKTTISELTESAGIGTGTFYRFYDSKEDLYVDILEQYNEALIPRLLRESVETYDDPEQAIAALLNVTLDEFESNPLLQRILAENEVDHLRNSVSDEKLQEERTHSMGFFLPYITDWYDKGKVVGPDPETVAETIRAVSRIALQKEQIGEKRYPKVRDTLVAAVASGLTRGGDSSEDSDE; this is encoded by the coding sequence GTGGCTGGGCGAACGATTCAGTGCCGCAATCATCAACTCATGCCGACGTTTACAGACGAAAAGCGGGCACAAGTTCGTGAGTCACTCCGAGAGGCCGGCCGTGAATTGTTTGTTCGCTACGGGGTACGGAAGACGACGATTTCGGAACTCACTGAGTCAGCAGGGATTGGCACTGGGACGTTCTACCGATTCTACGACTCGAAGGAGGACCTCTACGTCGACATTCTTGAGCAGTATAATGAGGCGCTGATTCCTCGACTCCTGCGTGAGTCTGTCGAAACGTACGACGACCCAGAACAAGCTATCGCGGCGCTCCTCAATGTAACGCTTGACGAGTTCGAGTCGAACCCACTGCTCCAGCGGATTCTCGCTGAAAACGAAGTCGACCATCTCCGTAACAGCGTTTCAGATGAAAAACTCCAGGAGGAACGCACTCACTCGATGGGGTTCTTCCTTCCGTACATCACAGACTGGTACGACAAAGGGAAGGTTGTTGGACCGGATCCTGAGACCGTTGCGGAGACAATTCGCGCGGTCAGTCGCATCGCCCTCCAGAAGGAGCAAATTGGTGAGAAACGGTATCCAAAGGTTCGAGACACGCTCGTTGCCGCCGTCGCGTCGGGACTGACCCGAGGGGGCGATTCCTCGGAGGATTCTGATGAGTAA
- a CDS encoding ArdC-like ssDNA-binding domain-containing protein — protein sequence MSTTEKRVTFDESETRNDQMQASIDEWIEDLTALVDEARTTAEFQTWLDVQSRFHDYSYRNTLLIRQQCPHATRVAGYRTWQTEFDRHVIEGEQAIWIWAPIITDKCPECGNSPSYHNNTDCEYDETPPEEWNRGVVGFRPVPVFDVSQTEGESLPELDTDARGDASDILPALLEVAPKYDADVSIVPPVKWEHGEADGICKYQESDLYQKIKVKQKPDDAAVAGTLIHEIAHAILHDTALDETERAKREVEAEGTAYIVGRYFDLDMSGSALYLAAWEGDDPEAIADRLQRISSTAEELIGRVWTAITE from the coding sequence ATGTCAACAACGGAAAAACGAGTCACGTTCGACGAATCGGAAACACGCAACGACCAGATGCAGGCATCAATCGACGAGTGGATCGAGGATCTCACAGCACTCGTCGACGAAGCCAGAACGACAGCGGAGTTCCAGACATGGCTGGATGTTCAGAGTCGGTTCCACGACTACTCCTACCGGAATACACTCCTCATCAGACAGCAGTGCCCGCATGCAACGAGGGTCGCAGGCTACCGGACGTGGCAGACGGAGTTCGACCGGCACGTCATAGAGGGCGAACAGGCAATCTGGATCTGGGCCCCCATCATCACCGACAAATGCCCGGAGTGCGGGAACAGTCCTTCCTATCACAATAACACAGATTGTGAGTACGACGAGACACCACCTGAAGAGTGGAACAGAGGCGTCGTCGGATTCAGACCAGTTCCTGTCTTCGATGTCTCACAGACGGAGGGCGAATCACTTCCAGAACTCGATACAGACGCACGTGGCGATGCATCAGATATTCTCCCTGCACTCCTCGAAGTCGCTCCGAAATATGACGCCGACGTCTCCATCGTTCCACCAGTCAAGTGGGAACATGGTGAGGCAGACGGAATCTGCAAGTACCAAGAATCAGACCTCTACCAGAAAATCAAGGTCAAGCAGAAACCGGACGACGCTGCAGTTGCAGGAACGCTGATTCACGAAATCGCGCATGCAATTTTGCACGACACGGCGCTTGACGAAACAGAGAGAGCGAAGCGGGAGGTCGAAGCTGAGGGGACGGCGTACATCGTCGGTCGGTATTTCGACCTCGATATGAGCGGCTCCGCGTTGTACCTGGCCGCGTGGGAAGGCGACGACCCTGAAGCAATCGCTGACCGGTTGCAGCGAATCAGTAGTACAGCGGAAGAACTCATCGGCCGAGTATGGACAGCAATCACCGAGTAA
- a CDS encoding SWIM zinc finger family protein yields MSSQKQHVGVEPTSNQLSRSRNWKQHQLLRVVEWIPGREPTDSYVELPDPKVREYRTSYWRCEKCGQERNDVEDFIERCTVESSTDAVTDGGYSIDDPRTRRAITEDINVRFGVCGPQYVVESGSGNTYVVDIATRSCSCPDYEKREPKNGCKHIRRVDMEIRAGKTPRPDGRFVRPGTTVR; encoded by the coding sequence ATGTCGAGTCAGAAACAGCACGTAGGGGTAGAACCGACCAGTAACCAACTCAGCCGTTCTCGAAACTGGAAGCAACACCAACTCCTTCGAGTCGTCGAATGGATTCCTGGCCGAGAACCAACAGACAGCTACGTAGAACTCCCAGACCCGAAGGTACGAGAGTACCGTACGAGCTACTGGCGTTGTGAGAAGTGCGGACAAGAGCGCAACGACGTTGAGGACTTCATTGAGCGATGCACTGTCGAGTCATCAACTGACGCCGTAACCGACGGCGGGTACTCGATTGACGACCCGCGAACTCGTCGGGCAATAACCGAAGACATCAACGTTCGCTTCGGAGTGTGTGGACCGCAGTATGTTGTCGAAAGCGGGAGCGGCAATACGTACGTTGTCGACATCGCTACACGGAGTTGTAGCTGCCCTGACTACGAGAAACGGGAACCCAAGAATGGGTGTAAGCACATTCGTCGGGTCGATATGGAGATTCGAGCCGGAAAGACGCCTAGGCCGGATGGGCGGTTCGTCCGGCCAGGGACGACTGTGAGATAG
- a CDS encoding DUF3006 domain-containing protein, with translation MTEKTNTLVLDRFEEDDAVLLVEEDGDLIDEIVLPKAMLPADGQHQDAIFSVQQTNEAVTELQYEPEQTQERKESAQDRFNRLSQRLPSEDVDDA, from the coding sequence ATGACTGAGAAAACAAACACCCTCGTACTTGACCGATTCGAGGAGGACGACGCTGTCCTGTTGGTCGAAGAAGACGGCGACCTCATCGACGAAATCGTCCTCCCCAAAGCGATGCTTCCGGCAGACGGACAGCATCAGGATGCCATCTTCTCGGTTCAGCAAACGAACGAGGCAGTAACGGAACTGCAGTACGAGCCGGAGCAGACCCAGGAGCGAAAAGAGAGTGCGCAAGACCGGTTCAATCGACTCTCACAACGTCTTCCGAGTGAAGACGTGGACGACGCCTAA
- a CDS encoding lamin tail domain-containing protein codes for MTGQRALFALVVALLVVVSGCAGSGMTDSSIESETTSSTTTASTHTATESTSTANGTVDVHYINVGQSASTLIVTPQNETILIDTGDWRNDGEYVLEYLKQQNITRIDHLVTSHSDADHIGGHAAVIGYYETQADGVGAVYDPGLSSSSQTYEEYLDAVETHNVPLYQVASDDTLPVAGVNVAVLAPPEEPLAGGQRNENSIALMVTHGEQRFLFTGDAESEGERYLVDKYGSQLNATVFQAGHHGSQSSSSDALLEASSPHLTVISSAYDSQYGHPHSETLTRFADRSIPAYWTAVHGNVVISSDGENLTVSTQRNATTNPTELRSADPIEPGSDDPIVERITLAGGISNPEPIVTDGGTETSTPTETPSESTDAALALIDVHADAEGNDNENLNDEYLVFENTGDEPLDMSGWTIEDEAGHTYTVPSGFTLEPGTQVTLYTGSGTDTDTELYWESSSAIWNNGGDTVIVTDDAGTVVVEESYE; via the coding sequence ATGACCGGTCAACGGGCACTCTTTGCTCTCGTCGTTGCACTACTCGTCGTTGTATCAGGATGTGCGGGGAGTGGGATGACGGATTCGTCAATAGAATCAGAAACCACGTCGTCAACAACCACTGCTTCGACCCACACAGCGACCGAATCGACATCTACTGCAAACGGTACTGTAGATGTCCACTACATTAACGTGGGGCAGTCCGCGAGCACACTCATCGTCACACCGCAGAATGAGACAATACTCATCGATACGGGTGACTGGCGTAATGACGGAGAGTACGTCCTCGAGTATCTGAAGCAACAGAACATCACTCGAATTGATCACCTCGTCACCTCTCATTCGGACGCCGACCATATTGGTGGGCACGCAGCTGTTATCGGGTACTACGAAACGCAAGCCGATGGCGTTGGTGCTGTTTACGATCCAGGACTTTCGTCGAGTTCGCAAACATACGAAGAGTACCTTGACGCAGTAGAGACGCACAATGTCCCGCTCTATCAGGTAGCCTCAGACGATACACTTCCTGTTGCAGGGGTCAACGTCGCCGTCCTTGCCCCACCAGAGGAACCGCTTGCGGGCGGGCAACGAAACGAGAACAGTATCGCGCTGATGGTGACACATGGTGAGCAGCGGTTCCTCTTTACGGGCGATGCAGAATCCGAAGGAGAACGCTATCTCGTCGACAAGTACGGTTCACAACTCAACGCGACTGTGTTCCAAGCCGGCCACCACGGAAGCCAATCAAGCAGCAGTGATGCCTTGCTTGAGGCGAGTTCGCCACATCTCACCGTTATCTCTAGTGCGTATGACTCTCAGTACGGACATCCGCACAGTGAGACGCTGACCCGATTCGCTGACCGTTCGATTCCGGCCTACTGGACGGCAGTCCACGGCAATGTAGTCATTTCGAGTGATGGTGAGAACCTCACCGTCTCAACGCAACGGAACGCTACGACAAATCCTACTGAACTGCGCTCTGCAGACCCAATCGAACCCGGAAGCGATGATCCGATTGTAGAACGTATCACGTTAGCTGGCGGGATCAGCAATCCAGAGCCAATTGTCACCGATGGCGGAACGGAGACGTCGACACCAACCGAGACTCCCAGCGAGTCAACCGATGCAGCACTCGCACTCATAGACGTTCACGCGGACGCCGAGGGGAATGATAACGAGAACCTCAACGACGAATATCTCGTCTTCGAGAATACAGGTGACGAACCACTCGATATGTCCGGTTGGACCATCGAAGACGAAGCGGGACACACGTACACCGTTCCCTCGGGCTTCACGCTCGAACCCGGTACGCAAGTAACCCTCTATACGGGAAGTGGGACGGATACGGACACAGAGCTATACTGGGAATCCAGCAGCGCAATCTGGAACAACGGCGGTGACACGGTGATCGTCACCGACGATGCTGGAACGGTGGTAGTAGAGGAGAGCTACGAATGA
- a CDS encoding DoxX family protein encodes MSANTIPTTTVNSFESSIGGYTIRGQAHSLSAWFVLALRLVIGFAFFYSGATKVLGGFASQGYLANVAATNGNPLAGMFLWMSQTPWFVSFVDVAVPWGEVAIGLGIMVGLLTRLAAFFGAMMMVLFYFGNWDLAHGFINSDFMYALVFLAVAAFGAGRILGLDALVEQYKIDGVALIEKYPKLDYILG; translated from the coding sequence ATGTCTGCAAACACCATTCCAACAACTACTGTAAATTCCTTCGAGAGCTCTATCGGCGGCTACACCATTCGCGGACAGGCCCACAGCCTTAGTGCGTGGTTCGTCCTCGCGCTGCGTCTCGTCATCGGCTTCGCGTTCTTCTACTCGGGGGCAACGAAAGTCCTCGGTGGATTCGCCTCCCAAGGCTACCTCGCGAACGTCGCGGCGACGAACGGCAATCCTCTAGCAGGGATGTTCCTGTGGATGAGCCAGACGCCGTGGTTCGTCAGCTTCGTCGACGTCGCCGTTCCGTGGGGTGAAGTCGCCATCGGTCTCGGCATCATGGTCGGCCTGCTAACCCGCCTGGCGGCGTTCTTCGGCGCGATGATGATGGTTCTGTTCTACTTCGGGAACTGGGACCTCGCCCACGGGTTCATCAACAGCGACTTCATGTACGCGTTGGTGTTCCTCGCGGTCGCGGCGTTCGGCGCTGGCCGCATCCTCGGACTCGACGCGCTCGTCGAACAGTACAAGATCGACGGCGTCGCACTCATCGAGAAATACCCGAAGCTCGACTACATCCTCGGGTAG